One genomic window of Antricoccus suffuscus includes the following:
- the rimO gene encoding 30S ribosomal protein S12 methylthiotransferase RimO — MTNSVSTPRRVSLVTMGCARNDVDSEELAGRLAAQGWELTEDGESDVVVVNTCGFIDAAKKDSIDAVLAAADSGAKVVAVGCLAQRYGEDLAAQLPEAGAVLGFDDYVDISDRLDDVIAGRPLVPHKPTDRRTMLPISPVERPEAAKSLSLPGHADENLGRPASGPRVMRKRLVGGPTAPLKLASGCDRRCTFCAIPTFRGSFVSRTPEQVLDEARWLVEDGVKEVVLVSENSTSYGKDFGDVRSLEALIPRLGEIDGLERFRVAYLQPAEIRPGLLETLLGTPNAAAYLDISFQHSSASVLRRMKRFGSTDAFLALIERARVISPEVGIRTNVIVGFPGETEADLLELERFLSDGRLDAVGVFGYSDEDGTAAAGFDDKLDQSVIDERVERITAFAEELTAQRAEDRIGQIIEVLVEDIGPDYVEGRAEHQGPEVDGTTMVEGFPPGSIKIGDIVRCEVVETDGVDLIATPPIGHG; from the coding sequence GTGACTAACTCCGTCAGTACTCCTCGCCGCGTCTCCCTGGTCACGATGGGGTGTGCGCGAAACGACGTCGACTCCGAGGAACTTGCCGGCCGACTCGCCGCGCAAGGGTGGGAGCTCACCGAAGATGGTGAGTCTGATGTCGTAGTCGTCAACACCTGTGGCTTTATCGACGCAGCCAAGAAAGACTCGATCGACGCCGTGCTGGCCGCGGCCGATTCTGGGGCCAAAGTGGTCGCCGTCGGCTGTCTGGCTCAGCGCTACGGCGAAGACCTCGCCGCCCAGCTCCCCGAAGCAGGCGCCGTACTCGGGTTCGACGACTACGTCGACATCTCCGATCGTCTCGACGACGTCATCGCCGGCCGGCCGCTGGTCCCACACAAGCCGACCGACCGCCGTACGATGCTGCCGATCAGTCCCGTCGAGCGGCCCGAAGCGGCGAAATCACTGTCGCTGCCCGGACACGCCGATGAAAACCTCGGTCGGCCGGCATCGGGTCCTCGGGTGATGCGCAAGCGGCTGGTGGGCGGCCCGACGGCGCCGTTGAAGCTGGCCAGCGGATGCGATCGGCGCTGCACTTTCTGCGCGATCCCGACTTTCCGTGGATCGTTTGTCTCCCGCACGCCCGAGCAGGTCCTCGACGAAGCGCGTTGGCTGGTGGAGGACGGTGTCAAAGAGGTCGTCCTGGTCAGCGAGAACTCCACGTCGTACGGCAAGGATTTCGGCGACGTCCGTTCGCTTGAGGCGCTGATCCCGCGGCTCGGTGAGATCGACGGCCTTGAGCGATTCCGGGTCGCTTATCTGCAGCCAGCGGAGATTCGTCCGGGGCTGCTCGAGACTCTGCTCGGTACGCCGAACGCGGCGGCCTACCTTGACATTTCGTTCCAGCACTCCAGCGCGTCGGTGCTGCGCCGGATGAAGCGCTTCGGGTCCACCGACGCGTTCCTCGCGCTGATCGAGCGTGCACGGGTCATTTCTCCCGAGGTGGGAATCCGCACCAACGTTATCGTGGGGTTTCCGGGCGAGACCGAGGCAGATCTGCTCGAGCTTGAGCGGTTTCTCAGTGATGGACGGCTCGATGCGGTCGGCGTATTCGGTTACTCGGATGAGGACGGTACGGCGGCGGCGGGCTTCGACGACAAGCTTGATCAGTCGGTCATCGACGAGCGGGTAGAGCGGATCACGGCATTCGCCGAAGAACTCACCGCGCAACGCGCCGAAGACCGCATCGGCCAGATCATCGAGGTACTGGTCGAGGACATCGGGCCCGATTATGTCGAAGGCCGCGCCGAACACCAGGGGCCCGAAGTCGACGGTACGACGATGGTTGAGGGGTTCCCTCCCGGTTCGATCAAAATCGGCGACATCGTGCGTTGCGAGGTAGTGGAGACTGACGGCGTCGACCTCATCGCGACGCCCCCGATCGGCCACGGTTAG
- a CDS encoding MFS transporter, translating into MSKPTLGRSFWLLVGSTGLSNLSDGVRIVVLPLLATTLTRDPVAISVLSAIAFLPWLLFAIPSGAVVDRIDRSTAMAWSNFARTVVVGSLCGFIALDQISLVVLYVVALLLGIIETVYDSAARASLPEVVEKKDLERGNAWITAAENVMQTFIGPPLGAALFTFAVIAPFLLGAAGWFVSAVLILAVRTRRPQRAEKVRLSADIKVGMRWLWRHDFMRRYTLLCGLDSFVHALVSGLLVLFALETLRIGPSGVGLFFVGAGVGALVGSVLAPWLTRRVGRTNAQAGALIFVALTTLPMGLTHNAWVAGTLFSLTGTGVTVWNINSMSIRQALIPTHLFGRVQGGYRTLIWGLIPIGEVTGGFIGKHTSLSTVFVLCGVLGLATGALLWRLLFKHRHEIAAAYRDDSLVKS; encoded by the coding sequence ATGAGTAAGCCCACCCTGGGCAGATCCTTCTGGCTGCTTGTCGGCTCGACCGGCCTGTCCAACCTCTCTGACGGCGTGCGAATCGTCGTACTTCCTTTGCTGGCGACCACGCTTACCCGCGATCCGGTGGCTATCTCGGTGCTCAGCGCGATTGCGTTCTTGCCCTGGTTGCTGTTCGCGATCCCCAGTGGCGCGGTGGTCGACCGCATTGACCGGAGTACGGCGATGGCATGGTCGAACTTCGCGCGCACGGTGGTCGTCGGCTCGCTGTGCGGATTCATCGCCCTCGACCAGATCTCGCTCGTCGTCCTGTATGTCGTGGCGCTGCTGCTGGGGATCATCGAGACCGTCTACGACAGCGCCGCGCGCGCCTCGCTCCCTGAGGTCGTCGAGAAGAAGGACCTCGAGCGCGGCAACGCGTGGATCACCGCCGCCGAAAATGTGATGCAGACGTTCATCGGCCCGCCGTTGGGCGCCGCCCTCTTCACGTTCGCCGTTATCGCGCCGTTCCTACTCGGCGCGGCCGGATGGTTTGTCTCGGCAGTTCTCATCCTCGCCGTTCGAACCCGGCGGCCACAACGGGCCGAGAAGGTCCGCCTCAGCGCCGATATCAAGGTCGGGATGCGGTGGCTGTGGCGGCACGACTTCATGCGCCGCTACACGCTGCTGTGCGGCCTGGACTCCTTCGTCCACGCCCTCGTCAGCGGGCTTCTCGTACTGTTTGCCCTGGAGACGCTGCGGATCGGGCCGTCCGGAGTCGGCCTGTTCTTCGTCGGCGCCGGTGTCGGCGCGCTTGTCGGATCAGTCCTCGCGCCGTGGCTGACCAGACGCGTCGGCCGCACCAACGCCCAGGCCGGCGCCCTGATCTTCGTCGCGCTGACCACCTTACCGATGGGCTTGACACACAACGCGTGGGTCGCCGGGACACTGTTCTCGCTCACCGGCACCGGTGTCACGGTGTGGAACATTAACTCGATGTCGATCAGGCAGGCGCTCATACCGACGCACCTGTTCGGCCGGGTGCAGGGCGGCTACCGCACGCTGATCTGGGGCCTGATTCCGATCGGTGAGGTCACCGGCGGATTCATCGGCAAACACACCTCGCTGTCGACCGTGTTTGTGTTGTGCGGCGTACTCGGTCTCGCGACCGGAGCCTTACTGTGGCGGCTACTTTTCAAGCACCGCCACGAAATCGCCGCGGCGTACCGCGACGACTCGCTTGTGAAGAGCTAG
- a CDS encoding FtsK/SpoIIIE family DNA translocase, whose amino-acid sequence MATRQAPATKPKGRSKARSGSSRKRATPTRRPRGGGSPSGSARTSGTSTLSRAGAGVGRLLLAAWTAIAKAVAGLFRVGDHTAIVAVRDDLDEAPRTAKAEAEQEARLAQARARAAHRDATGLLLIVLAVLSALGVWVQAGGVVGDAFDHSLRWAAGGAAAFVPVLLVGVAMHLFRTPGKPEHFGRFTVGWVCTIVPVLGLFHIGFGSPDAPSDRYRAGGMVGAVAAAPFTSNVGAVLGVIVLGLIIVFGLLVLTATPVKLVPSRLRDLWRWLLGQPASDAAAAEQENVHAASPEEMGEADLSSMRLRRSSRRRQSSLTKDAEAAADPEAAESSAEKPSKPWRERKAMAVPAEPTTADTVVPPAPGASADAETASFGESALGPAPTGKGEQLTIETPEGEYKLPAMSALKTGPAHKTHTKANDDTIDAINGVFDQFKVAADVVGFNRGPTVTRYEVELGPSVKVSTVKNLQDNIAYAVANSNVRILAPIPGKSAMGIEIPNTDREMVSLGDVMRAPTTIADTHPLLVGLGKDVEGRFVATNIAKTPHLLVAGATGGGKSSAINSMLVSLLLRASPDQVRLILIDPKMVEMTPYEGIPHLITPIITDPKKAANALVWLVEEMEQRYQDMQASRVRHIDDFNRKVKSGQITAPPGSEREYKPYPYIVTVVDELADLMMVAPRDVEDCIVRITAKARAAGIHLVLATQRPSVDVVTGLIKTNVPSRLAFTTSSATDSRVILDQVGAEKLIGKGDALYLGPGANSPQRLQGAFVSDEEIEEIVTFAKEQREPEYRDEVLTAAPTAKKEVDEDIGGDLEDVCAAVELIVTSQMGSTSMLQRKLRVGFAKAGRLMDILETRGIVGPSQGSKPRDVLAKPDELPDVLASLRGEND is encoded by the coding sequence ATGGCAACTCGTCAGGCCCCTGCCACAAAACCCAAAGGCCGGAGCAAGGCGCGCAGCGGTTCGTCCCGCAAGCGTGCGACTCCGACCCGACGGCCGCGTGGAGGAGGCTCACCTTCTGGCTCGGCTCGCACGTCGGGCACCTCGACGCTGTCGCGCGCGGGCGCGGGCGTCGGGCGTCTGTTGCTTGCGGCCTGGACCGCCATCGCCAAGGCGGTCGCCGGTCTGTTCCGGGTGGGCGACCACACCGCGATCGTGGCGGTCCGCGACGACCTTGACGAAGCGCCGCGCACAGCGAAAGCCGAGGCCGAGCAGGAAGCGCGACTTGCGCAAGCGCGGGCCCGCGCTGCGCACCGCGATGCCACCGGACTGTTACTGATTGTCCTCGCCGTCCTCAGCGCGCTCGGCGTGTGGGTGCAGGCCGGCGGCGTTGTCGGCGACGCTTTCGACCACTCGCTTCGGTGGGCGGCCGGCGGTGCGGCGGCGTTCGTGCCGGTCCTGCTCGTCGGTGTGGCCATGCACCTGTTCCGCACCCCGGGCAAACCGGAACATTTCGGTCGGTTCACGGTCGGCTGGGTCTGCACTATCGTGCCGGTCCTCGGCCTGTTCCACATCGGATTTGGTTCACCGGACGCTCCATCTGATCGCTACCGGGCAGGAGGCATGGTCGGCGCCGTGGCCGCCGCGCCGTTCACCAGCAACGTAGGTGCGGTCCTCGGTGTCATCGTGCTCGGTTTGATCATCGTGTTCGGACTGTTGGTCCTCACCGCCACGCCGGTCAAGCTCGTGCCCAGCCGGCTGCGTGATTTGTGGCGGTGGTTGCTCGGCCAACCCGCATCGGATGCGGCCGCTGCCGAGCAAGAAAACGTACACGCCGCGTCGCCGGAGGAAATGGGGGAGGCGGACCTGTCCAGCATGCGGCTACGCCGCTCGTCGCGGCGTCGACAGTCCAGCCTCACTAAGGACGCTGAGGCTGCCGCCGACCCGGAGGCTGCCGAGTCATCCGCCGAGAAACCGTCAAAGCCCTGGCGCGAACGCAAAGCAATGGCCGTGCCCGCAGAGCCCACTACTGCCGATACCGTCGTACCTCCGGCCCCCGGGGCCTCGGCCGACGCCGAGACCGCGAGCTTCGGTGAGTCCGCGCTCGGACCGGCACCGACCGGCAAAGGTGAGCAGCTAACGATCGAGACCCCGGAGGGGGAGTACAAGCTACCGGCGATGTCGGCGCTGAAGACCGGTCCGGCGCACAAGACGCACACCAAGGCCAACGACGACACCATCGATGCCATCAACGGCGTATTCGACCAGTTCAAGGTCGCCGCTGACGTCGTCGGCTTCAACCGCGGGCCGACCGTCACCCGCTACGAGGTCGAGCTCGGACCGTCGGTCAAGGTCTCGACGGTCAAGAACCTGCAGGACAACATCGCGTACGCCGTCGCCAACAGCAACGTGCGTATTCTCGCGCCCATCCCGGGCAAGTCCGCGATGGGTATCGAGATCCCCAACACCGACCGGGAGATGGTCAGCCTCGGTGACGTCATGCGCGCGCCGACAACCATCGCCGACACCCATCCGCTGCTCGTTGGCCTCGGCAAAGACGTCGAGGGACGGTTCGTCGCCACCAATATCGCCAAGACGCCGCACCTGCTGGTCGCCGGCGCCACCGGCGGAGGTAAGTCCTCGGCGATCAACTCAATGCTGGTCTCGCTGCTGCTGCGCGCGTCACCTGACCAGGTGCGGCTGATCCTCATCGACCCCAAGATGGTCGAGATGACGCCGTACGAAGGTATCCCGCACCTCATCACGCCGATCATCACCGACCCGAAGAAGGCGGCCAACGCGCTGGTCTGGCTGGTCGAGGAGATGGAGCAGCGTTATCAGGACATGCAGGCCTCGCGGGTGCGTCATATCGACGACTTCAACCGCAAGGTCAAGAGCGGGCAAATCACCGCGCCGCCCGGCAGCGAGCGCGAGTACAAGCCGTATCCCTACATTGTCACGGTTGTCGACGAGCTCGCCGACCTGATGATGGTCGCGCCGCGTGACGTCGAGGACTGCATCGTGCGGATCACCGCGAAAGCGCGGGCCGCCGGGATCCACCTGGTTCTTGCCACGCAGCGGCCGTCCGTCGACGTGGTCACGGGTCTAATCAAGACCAACGTGCCGAGCCGGCTGGCGTTTACGACCTCCTCGGCGACGGACAGCCGGGTCATCCTCGACCAAGTCGGAGCCGAAAAGCTCATTGGTAAAGGTGACGCGCTCTACCTCGGCCCTGGAGCGAACTCTCCACAGCGACTGCAGGGCGCTTTCGTGTCGGACGAGGAGATCGAAGAGATCGTCACGTTTGCGAAGGAACAGCGCGAACCGGAATACCGCGACGAGGTACTGACCGCGGCACCCACGGCGAAGAAGGAGGTCGACGAGGACATCGGCGGTGACCTTGAGGACGTGTGCGCGGCCGTCGAGCTCATAGTGACCAGCCAGATGGGGTCGACCTCGATGCTGCAACGCAAGCTGCGGGTCGGGTTCGCGAAGGCGGGCCGACTGATGGACATCCTCGAGACTCGGGGAATCGTCGGGCCGTCACAAGGTTCCAAACCGCGCGACGTACTCGCCAAACCAGACGAGCTCCCAGACGTCCTGGCATCGTTGCGTGGCGAGAACGACTGA
- a CDS encoding ArsR/SmtB family transcription factor, with amino-acid sequence MTEPRRIDTQGLKALAHPLRVKILDLVSDLGEATATVLAERLGESSGATSYHLRQLGQHGFIEEVPDRGTARERWWRVPKSGWETPARVVGDLPAAAAGIITHSMVEGHAERLQQMLDAVGDLPAPWSGAVGWRRGYTELTADEMHRMRDEVYAVLDRYRNREPHPGSHRVSIEFIGFPIGVPVADDE; translated from the coding sequence GTGACCGAACCGCGCCGTATCGACACTCAGGGCCTCAAGGCCCTTGCCCACCCGTTGCGCGTCAAGATCCTGGACCTCGTCAGTGATCTCGGCGAGGCAACCGCGACGGTCCTCGCCGAGCGGCTTGGCGAGTCCAGCGGCGCCACGAGTTACCACCTGCGCCAACTCGGGCAACATGGTTTCATCGAGGAAGTCCCCGATCGCGGTACCGCCCGGGAGCGATGGTGGCGAGTCCCGAAATCCGGCTGGGAAACGCCCGCACGGGTGGTTGGCGACCTCCCCGCCGCTGCTGCAGGCATCATCACCCACTCGATGGTCGAGGGCCACGCAGAACGGTTACAACAGATGCTCGACGCGGTCGGCGACCTTCCTGCGCCGTGGTCCGGGGCCGTCGGCTGGCGACGTGGATACACCGAACTCACGGCCGACGAGATGCACAGAATGCGTGACGAGGTGTACGCCGTACTCGACCGATATCGCAACCGCGAACCGCATCCGGGCTCCCATCGAGTCAGCATCGAGTTCATCGGTTTCCCCATTGGCGTGCCAGTTGCCGACGATGAGTAA